A single Nicotiana tabacum cultivar K326 chromosome 5, ASM71507v2, whole genome shotgun sequence DNA region contains:
- the LOC107815457 gene encoding uncharacterized protein LOC107815457 → MGKLICDSTTSSPVIPWRDPTSTPSSLDLVDQSSPATTTAVAVAIACSSSWENVSALEEQQRKHLMKIQAKGVLWKHPKDQNASVVFRLSHGGEVEADGNCLFTACGKSMGMTTVSYARDLRRRTVRRFLEDLGSVSEEEKEVIESAIKHMYSPDLKSGWGIHVVQELKLLAKKEDREALDSAISELVQLGMQRELAAESIYNERCIAVDDGPSWAKYMSICGSPDDEYDIITLQYTEEGLLTVDENRDGRAAAFGDDIAIECLATEFKREIFVVQAHGSDAMVDDENCVFFLPHRPRSEICEPPFFLFMKGTGWCGAGADHYEPLIASPSPYVSQEKVALVL, encoded by the exons ATGGGGAAACTCATCTGCGACTCAACAACGTCGTCGCCGGTTATTCCATGGCGGGATCCTACCTCAACTCCGTCATCCCTCGATCTCGTTGACCAGTCATCTCCGGCGACAACAACCGCCGTCGCAGTCGCCATAGCTTGCTCCTCCTCGTGGGAAAATGTTTCAGCTTTAGAGGAGCAGCAGAGGAAGCATTTGATGAAGATTCAAGCCAAGGGGGTGCTGTGGAAGCATCCTAAAGATCAGAATGCTTCGGTGGTTTTCCGGCTGAGCCACGGCGGAGAAGTCGAGGCCGACGGGAACTGTCTTTTTACAGCTTGTGGTAAATCTATGGGGATGACGACGGTGTCGTACGCCAGAGATCTGAGACGGCGGACGGTGCGGAGGTTCTTGGAAGATCTTGGATCGGTTAGCGAGGAGGAGAAAGAAGTGATTGAATCGGCGATTAAGCACATGTACTCTCCCGATCTGAAATCTGGGTGGGGTATTCATGTGGTTCAAGAGTTGAAGCTGTTAGCTAAGAAGGAAGATCGAGAGGCTCTCGACTCTGCCATATCGGAGCTTGTTCAGCTCGGCATGCAGCg AGAATTGGCTGCTGAGTCTATATACAATGAGAGGTGCATAGCTGTGGATGATGGCCCAAGTTGGGCCAAGTACATGTCGATCTGTGGTTCCCCTGATGATGAATATGACATCATCACTTTGCAGTATACTGAGGAGGGCTTACTAACTGTAGATGAGAACAGGGATGGTCGTGCAGCTGCTTTTGGAGATGACATAGCGATTGAATGCCTTGCAACCGAGTTTAAAAGAGAAATCTTTGTG GTGCAAGCACATGGATCTGATGCAATGGTTGATGATGAAAATTGTGTCTTCTTCCTCCCACATCGTCCAAGATCTGAAATATGTGAACCTCCTTTCTTCCTTTTCATGAAAGGAACAG GTTGGTGTGGTGCTGGGGCCGATCATTATGAGCCTCTTATTGCTTCTCCTTCACCTTATGTTTCGCAGGAGAAGGTAGCGTTGGTACTGTAG